One genomic window of Muntiacus reevesi chromosome 4, mMunRee1.1, whole genome shotgun sequence includes the following:
- the TMEM42 gene encoding transmembrane protein 42 has protein sequence MAGRPLPGGGGVCAAAYPNTSAGFPPHLQAGAMRRRFWGVFNCLCAGAFGALAAASAKLAFGREVNVGFCVLGIVMMATTNSLMWTFFSRGLSLSMSSAIASVTVTFSNILNSAFLGFVLYGECQEVLWWGGVFLILCGLTLIHRELPPPRKPLPHKQR, from the exons ATGGCGGGAAGACCGCTGCCCGGAGGCGGTGGGGTGTGCGCCGCCGCCTACCCTAACACCTCTGCCGGATTCCCCCCACACCTCCAGGCCGGCGCGATGCGGCGCCGCTTCTGGGGCGTGTTCAACTGCCTGTGCGCCGGCGCGTTCGGGGCCTTGGCCGCCGCCTCCGCCAAGCTGGCCTTCGGCAGAGAG GTGAACGTGGGCTTCTGCGTCTTGGGCATTGTTATGATGGCTACCACCAATTCTCTGATGTGGACATTCTTTAGCCGGGGACTCAGTTTGTCCATGTCTTCAGCCATCGCATCTGTCACGGTGACTTTTTCAAACATCCTCAACTCG GCCTTCCTGGGTTTTGTGTTGTACGGAGAGTGCCAGGAGGTCTTGTGGTGGGGCGGAGTGTTCCTCATCCTCTGTGGACTCACCCTGATCCACCGGGAGCTCCCACCGCCCAGGAAGCCCCTTCCGCACAAGCAGCGGTAG